The following nucleotide sequence is from Drosophila kikkawai strain 14028-0561.14 chromosome 2L, DkikHiC1v2, whole genome shotgun sequence.
CAGGCACCCGGTACCTGGCGGAGGCAAACAGTTTGCCTCCGTAGCCCGTAGTTCCTGTCCAAAGGTGGAACATCTGTCAGCGGAATTCGGGTATTCAGGCATCCAGGCATCCAGGCATTCGGGCGCGACATCCAGCAACATTTTTGGCAACATTCAGCGGCTCAGCGGTAGACTGTAAAAAGGTAGCTTTTCCTTGGACTACGACCAATATATACCTTCTAGGGTTATTCCCTGAAAAGGATAACTTAGCTTGCCAAGAGTGTAAGTAATAATGCATCGAGATTTCAATGCTGAAGGATATATCATTTGCAAATGTTCACTTTAGAGACAATGTAAAAACGTAagtatatagaaatattacgTTATTATGGACAGCCCTTATGTCTGTACAGAGTCCTCCATATACCCTTGAATGCCACCAGCGAAGGGTGTAAAAAATCGCATCGAAAACTAGCTGACAAACATGTTCCACTCATTCGGAGAGACAGAAACAGGAACGGAGAcacggacatggacatggaggCCCTCTCACTCACTCCCCCTAAACGGATTGACATTTCAATCTCTGTTGGAATTGGAATGCAATGGGTGCGACTCCAACGCCAAAACCCCCCCTTAAACTACCCCTTTTTCTCCTTGAGAGCAGCTTCGCCGTCTTATTTCGTGCATATTTCACAAATTGCATCCGTTTGTCGCATTTGGCAGCCATATTGCAAAGCTAAACAACTTCCGCACGACTGATTGTGAGTCAATTACAAAATTGCATTTCACCCCGTGGGGTTAGGGCCACCCTTGTCCTTGTCTACCCCTATTTTAGCTCTTAGTTTGGCTTGTTTGCAGCTGCATTCATTAGGCCAAAAGATGCTGGGCAACTTATTCGGGTGAAATTGGCCCTGCCAAAAATGGCTGCAAATGTGGAGCAACTTGCATCGTTTAGAGTTTTGGGAAAGTTGTGCCGAGGAGCTGCACAAGAGAGAACATAAAGGAAACCGTTAGCAAATTTGCTGTGAATACAACATTTGGTAAATGAATTGCTAAAGTATTTAACAAGGGCTTGTACTGCTTCTAAACCTAATTTCTAATATAATAATACggataataatatattattttacatttttatagcTTGCATATCCCTTAAAAAGTTCTTAGCCGAATTTCAAATCAAACGTAAAGGGGTCACACGAACCTCAGCCAACGAACCATGAGTGGACCTCCCTTATCCTTATGGAAACCATTAGCAACATCAACTTGGAGTGACCCAAACTAGCCCAGGGATGGAATTGCTTGACCCTCTGGACTAAGCGAAGATTTGCGGCAGAGTCACGTAGAGcgaataaattttgtatgACATTGCCGGCCAGGAGCTGCTGGGCTCCTGGATTTCTGGACTCCTTGGGAGCAGGAATAGGGAGTATGAGAGGCTGCCATCAAAGTAGCGCAAATTTGTAACGGTAATTTAGCCTGGGCGTCCACCGGATTTCAGTTTGGAAAGATGGCTCCGGGAGGGCCACACTAAGTAGCCAGGACCATATTTCACGCAACGACTACAAAACAGACATGACCACGCCCCAGTTGGTAAGCGATGTTGACCACCGCCCACTCAGGCAGTCCCCCATCCCGGGACCCCATCCATTAGATgccaaattgaattaaatgtaaaaatctTTTGCACGCAATTGAGAAATGGAAAAgtgcaaaataaatttatagacataaatatgaaaggAGCGAAAGATGCCGGGGCGAGGCAGAAGAAGAGAGTACTTTTCAGGGCTTTTTACGACTTCCATAGAAATTAAAATGCCTTTTAATGCTGCcagaatataaattaaatggccGCATTTCGTTGCcgttttatgtttatttcctACCGTGTCCTGGGCCGCCGCCATTGGAGCTCCGCTCTGCGACCAAGTCTCTGGCTCGGCAGCGAAGCGATTTGCCGGTAAATTGAATTGGCATAAAGACAAACTGAAAGTTCTGCCCAATCCATGGAAAGTGTCTCAATTTGTGTACATGTACATCCCCGAAAACGTCGATCCAATACCCGCCGTCTGCTTTTATGGCTGCAGATTTATACTCGCATTGTCTGCAATTCGAGAGGAGTCAAAAACCGTGCGATTTGTCTTATAGTTCGCCCCGTCCCGAGTCCCGGGCGATTACTTTGTTGCCAATTGTTTATGccatttaaatttgttatgcCCATTTTATGTCTCTTTGCGGTTTTATGGccaaacttttatttatgtcTCTCTTTCGGTCACGCCAATTGCATTTGATTAGGTTTCTGTTGGCATGGCTGGAGCTGAGTTTACCGGATAGGGCAATGTTTACAGCGACTTAATTTCAAAAAGATATATACTTCAAACGATTAAACTGCCTTTTAATGGTCTTAAATTTGGGGATAAGGTAAATTGGATAGTCCCATTTCACCCACAATTTATACCCAGAATGCGAAACATCTCAAAATATCTATATTCTTTTCtttcaaaatcaaaaccaGTCACTCATTGACAGTTTAGTCTCAATTATATTGAAATTCATCAGTCATATCTATGCCAAAAGGTCCTTTTGCGGTATGAACTCCATGGAAGGGTCTTCAACAAACCTTCCGAGCCCGGCTTTAACTCAAAGCTTGAATTCGCTTGCAACCTCCACGGTCGACCTGCGGAGTCCCAGTGACCGGTGGCCATACGAAGATGAAGAACCGCTTGTGCTGGAGGACTTAATGGCCTTCGAGAGCCGCCTGATAGAGCTGGGCTCCGAAAGCAGGTCCTGCAGCTTCCCCTGGGTCCCCTTAGTCGGAACGATATTCGCCTGCACAGCGATCAGTGCCTGCCACTGGATACCGAGGGTGCGCGATAGCCAGTCCATAGTGCTAAGGAGTCTGTCCGGACGCGGCGCCTTCACCTTGTCCCTGGCTACCCTCATCCTGACGGTCCTCTTTGGCGTGAGACACATCGTTTACAGCAAGCGTAATAGAGCAATAGAGCTCTCCCGCGACGCCCTGACCCTTTTCCAGCTGAAGTGCGAGAGGAACGGGGAGCTTGTTGAGATTTCGAAGAACTGATTATCTTCAACGCCACATTGATTAGTTACCACATTCGCAGGCATACTACACAAaaggagaaaaacaaaaaaaaattcaaaacagaTTACAGACATGCATTTCATAGTTTCGAAATAAAATGGAAGCCGGCTTACAGATGCATTTGCATTAATacttttattaagttttggaatcttatagatatatataaatgcaaaGAAGAAGCAGCTAGAGTCGTTTCTTCAAGAAAGAAAATTCAAGGTAAGATTATTTCCCTAAACTCGATCTAGTAAGCCACGAGTTTGTACTAAGACCGACCTAAAACTCACACGCTTTCATTCGATTTTCAACTTCGGAGCTAAAGACAACTCACAGCGGCTAAAGTATTGACAAATTGTATAGTTTTGCTAACActcttgttttggtttttaatgtgcaaaaatatttacactttCTATAACAGAATTACATATATCTCGGCAGTTTTACAAGTACCCAAAATATTACTTACGCTTCATAATAATTACTCCTGGAATATTTACAGCCTTACAGCTTTTAAATAACGAACCTTGAGGAGATGAATAACAACAACTTGGCGACATTTTCACCCTTTATGGGTCAAGGGAAACGCGATGCTGACATGAAGTTAAATCACGGAACCACTGCTGTGGGATTTGTCTACCAGGGCGGCATTGTACTATGCGCAGATTCAAAAGTCACCCAGGGAAACGTCATTCTATCGAAGAGCATGCTAAAGGCCTTACCGGTGGGTGACCACATCATGGCCACGGTAGCCGGCGCATCCGCAGATTGCTCCTTCTGGATCCGGACTCTTGCCTGGGAGTCTCGCCTGCACGAGCTTAAGTACGGTGAGCCGCTGTCCCTCCTAGCCGCGGCCACAATTATCAGCAATGTGTCGTTGGATGAATGGGACAATGGCCGGAACCTCTACATGGGAATGATACTGGCCGGCATGGACGAATCTGGTCCCGGCTTGGTCCGCATCAACTGCGACGGCTTCATCGTCCGGGGCACACTCTTTGCCGTAGGCAGTGGATCGGAGAGAGCTCTGGAAATCTTGAACACCGGTTTCGACTTCGATCTCAGCGACCAGCAGGCCTTTGACCTTGGCTTTCGAGCCGTCTGCCACGCCTCGATTGAAGATGCCTATACAGGCGGTTCGGTAAGCCTGCATCACATGGTCAAGAATACCTGGAAGACTTTGGGGACTAAGACCTGCAAGGAGCTGCACGAAAACTTCAAAAAGGGCCTGAATTATGCTGGAGAGGGTGAGGACGAGGAGTTGTTACCACCCAAAAGGCTCAAGCTGGTTTAATGTGTTTCTTAATTGTTCTATTTTGATTTCTCAGCATAAAAAGGTACATTTCTTGACCAAATTAAGTACTTGAAAGGGGTCAAGCTGAGCGATTTATAAAGAGGGGAATGAGCATCCACATTTACGTGTGTAAATTAGTTATTGCACTTGGCACACCGGGGTCTGGCCTGCCGTGTTTATTTTGCGAcatttaaaaagatttatgGCCACACCTCGCCTGCAAATGGCAGTTGCAGCGGGAACACGGGTCCAGTAAGCAGATTCGAGTTGGGCAATTTGCCGAAAGTCATTAAGTTTGCGCATCGCTGCAACGGCAACGAGATTTTCGCTCCAGCGGAAGGACGGGAGGCGACTTACCAGGGCTCATTTTTATGCAATCCGAAATCCCATTTGGGCGGACCGCCGCCAAGGAGCAGGGCAACTCTTGAGAGGCTCCGGCTGAGGCtgccataaatataattacagtTTCATTTCCGGTCCGACTCGAAAGTGGGAATTTCGGCAGGTAggcgacaacgacgacgacttgGCTCAGCTGGCAACACGTGGCGGATGAGTAATATGCATGGTGCCCTGCCAGCAGCTGCCTGCGAGCTTAAGTCAGCCGATGGGAGTAGTTGTAAATGCTCAGCGAATATGATTCATTCAGGAATTGtttcaattattttcaagCTGTAAAATGAACGATTAAACATGAAAGAATGTGCAATGGATTGGATTTATCCACCGAAATCAGCATTTTATGTTGCTTGCAGCTCTGTGTAATAAAGCTTTTTACTACCGAATCGAGATTTTACAACCTCAGCCTGCAGGcgatatacaaaaaaaaattccaaacaCAATTTAGGACACTTTTAACTTTAGTTTGCGCCACTATCGCATCGTTCTGTAGCCCATATATATGCCAAAGACCACGCAGCAGCCGAGGAAAGCGCAGCGTAGCTTCTCCGGGTCCAGTTTTGCGTCCCGGTCGCACAAAAGCAACCGGAAAATGGATATGTAAAGCCTGGCGTAGGTACGCGGCGATGGCTGGGAAGTAAGGGTGCACTCCGGGAGAACAACCaagtcctcctcctcgctATCGTCGCGCAGATCCACCCGATGCATTATCTCCATCACCCCGTCGTCCGCTGTTTCTCTTAAATAGTGAATGGACTTCACCTCGCGCTCGTGCTTGTGTTCCCTCTCGCGGGTCTGCTCCGCCACCGGGATCCGCTCATCCCCCGCCGTCGTTCGTCTTCGCCACCACCCCCAGAAGTTACCCGCCACTCGCTGCAGCGGCTCCTGGCTGAAAAAGTCGTGGTAGGTGGTGGCCGTACTGACGCTACTCGAGCGCTCGACCAAATCGGTCTGAGCCTGAGCAACCGCCAGCGTCTTCAGTTCCTGAAAGTCAAACGGCTGGGGTTGGGCGTAGGCCTGCTGTTGCCTCTCTCCCTCCCAGCGATCAAAAAGGGTATCCCGATCGCGTTCTTCGCAATCGTAATTGAAGTCCTCCTCTGAAATTTCTGGGTCCTCCCCTTCGGATTCATCCGCCTGGTACTCGCCCTCAGATGCATCGTTGCTGGGGTCATCTTCGGTGGTTGCCTGATACGTACTCTGGTGTTGTTTTTGACACGCAACCACTTCGCTTCTTCGCCGCTCATCGTGAGATCTTTCCTGGcatttttcttggtttttgaTGGATCCTCCCTCAAATCTAGTCGTCGCCTGGCTTTCCCCTGCGCCCTGGAAACGTTTGAGAGTTTCGCCTATCTTGGTGGTGATCTCTCTGACCGTATCCAGAGAGAAGGGTAGCTGGAAGCCCAGGAAACTGGTGTCAGCACCTTCCGCTGCGGCATTCGCTTCAGGTGGTTTGTGGAATCTCTTCCGCTCAGCTTGCTTGTGCATCCTGCTCTGCTCCTGCCAGGTCATATACCGCTGAGGCTCCAAGACCGGCTCTTGAAGCTGCTGACGGTACCGAAAGCTACTGCTTGGTGGCGGGTTGCTACGCAAATTGAGAGTATTGGGCTTGGGCCAGTAATTCAGGGTAGGCACTGCGGGCGGAGGCAAGGCGACCCTGGAATCGTAGTGCTGCTGCGGTGGAGGAGGGTTTGGTCGAAAGTTGGGATCCCCGGAATACTGCAGCCTGCATTCCTCGGCGAACTGATGGCGGGCTCGAAACCGGGCTCGCTCCTTGATCAGAGCAATGTGCAGCTGGCGCTCTGCTTGACGCCGATTATGGGGGGAGATCGGGCCCGGAAAGATGCTATAGCTCTGGCACATAATGGAGAGTTGGGCGTCCGAGAGTTGTCGCACCTCCTGGTAAATTGGACGCTGCGGTCGCCCCGGAAGGGCACTGCTTTGCAACATGGCTTGGCGTGGCGTCAATTCCGGGATTGGGGCATATTTCGGTCAAGAAACAGTGGCGAAACTGGAATACTTTAGACAGTTGacaataatttttgttgtatattttttgaatacCTGAGGTTTTGAATAAAGTCAAACAATGACATTTTGCGTGGGTGTCCAGGTGTGTTTGGGTGTAAAGATTTGGAAAGTGAGAagtcttttgatttttttcttcaaGTAAACTCCAATTGAAGCTTTCGGATATctgaaaaaaccaaaacaaaagcattTGTTAAAGCCATCGAAATATGCTGGTGTTTTCTTTGTCccatatttatacccttgcagggtattataatttcagtcagaagtttgcaacgcagtgaaggagacgttttcgaccctataaagtatatatattcttgatcagcatcaacagccgagttgatctagccatgtccgtctgtccgtctgtctgtctgtccgtctgtccgtctgtccgtctgtctgtttctacgcaagatagtccctcagttttaaagctatctgaatgaaactttgcatatagtcttctatatactctcactgctatatatgtcggaacgggccggatcggacgactatatcatatagctgccatacaaatgttcgataaatttttagaaaaaaaattataacttggctgtttttcaatatttttgtatcatttttgagatatagccattttatattattccagctCATTATGCatagaaggagtcatttccgaccctataaaccatatatattcttgatcagcattaacaggcgcatcTTTCTGACCATATccggcaaaaaaaattttttatcaattttttcaaaattttataaggggttacatcattaaaattctcaaaatttgataaaattttgaatttttaactaAGTTTGCAaatttgttaaccttataaaaactaacataacaccgcgttccgaatgcaaattaaggcatttttgacagagttatggctttgttagtttttaattttctgtttttctcatttcaatTACCGACTTTCCATCGCCATCGCTCATCAGTACCACCCACCCCGACCAAAAACCAAGGGAAAGGACCAACGACACAGCGATCCGCGAAGCACAAGTTCATCCTAGTCATCATTGTAATTGATGATTGATGATCATCGGATCGGCAGTggtgaagctggaggagcaagCAGCTGGGATGGCGGAGCTCAAGCGAATGGCAGTGGTCGGATCTTGGCTTCGGGCTAGCTGAAGCCCAGCAGGCGTAAAGTATTGGAATATTTataactactactactactactactataaatgtgtaaatgtaattgatggtacaaacaaatttgaatcaataaaaaaagggaaatcaatgtgaaattgtgtggtttaagcggcatttatttgggggcCTTGGGATTGTGTGGGGAAAAATCTGTTGAAAGCCaaatctaatttttttctgaatttttaaatttttttctgaatttttaacatttttttaagattttttaaatttttttaaatattttaactgccaaatttgaatttgaatttaactgccaaatttgaattttaatttaacgacgatcagtttcagtgtgcccaggtgcagttgtaaaataacacctaaatttggattcaaaaagGTTTGGGTCCCCgctaacttgcgccggctcctaaatggtttgaaacttggacaaaatttacaatatggtcacactgGCACGTTTTTCGTGgcccaaagtttttataacagtttataccagttttcagttgcttgctgctgatttctgttcgcctgttaccccagtttggaaagcggccaaattgaatgaaaaattttggtcacttgcatcagtgatgctcatcttcatcagtgatgctcatctggctatatttcaatattaggGGGCAATGAAATCGGACATAATgacagtgatgctcatgtgcattagtgatgcgcatctagctattttgcattaatgggacaaaatggcatctcactaactgccagtgatgctcatctagctattgctatattgggaggctataaaatctcGGTTAataccagtgatgctcatctagctatattgcattattgggacaaaatggcatctcattaactgccagtgatgctcatctagctatattgcattattgggacaaaatggcatctcactagctgccagtgatgctcatctagctattgctatattgggaggctataaaatctcGGTTAATActagtgatgctcatctagctatattgcattattgggacaaaatggcatctcactaactgccagtgatgcg
It contains:
- the LOC108082130 gene encoding proteasome subunit beta type-5-like, with the translated sequence MNNNNLATFSPFMGQGKRDADMKLNHGTTAVGFVYQGGIVLCADSKVTQGNVILSKSMLKALPVGDHIMATVAGASADCSFWIRTLAWESRLHELKYGEPLSLLAAATIISNVSLDEWDNGRNLYMGMILAGMDESGPGLVRINCDGFIVRGTLFAVGSGSERALEILNTGFDFDLSDQQAFDLGFRAVCHASIEDAYTGGSVSLHHMVKNTWKTLGTKTCKELHENFKKGLNYAGEGEDEELLPPKRLKLV
- the LOC108082116 gene encoding uncharacterized protein codes for the protein MLQSSALPGRPQRPIYQEVRQLSDAQLSIMCQSYSIFPGPISPHNRRQAERQLHIALIKERARFRARHQFAEECRLQYSGDPNFRPNPPPPQQHYDSRVALPPPAVPTLNYWPKPNTLNLRSNPPPSSSFRYRQQLQEPVLEPQRYMTWQEQSRMHKQAERKRFHKPPEANAAAEGADTSFLGFQLPFSLDTVREITTKIGETLKRFQGAGESQATTRFEGGSIKNQEKCQERSHDERRRSEVVACQKQHQSTYQATTEDDPSNDASEGEYQADESEGEDPEISEEDFNYDCEERDRDTLFDRWEGERQQQAYAQPQPFDFQELKTLAVAQAQTDLVERSSSVSTATTYHDFFSQEPLQRVAGNFWGWWRRRTTAGDERIPVAEQTREREHKHEREVKSIHYLRETADDGVMEIMHRVDLRDDSEEEDLVVLPECTLTSQPSPRTYARLYISIFRLLLCDRDAKLDPEKLRCAFLGCCVVFGIYMGYRTMR